The DNA region TCATTGAAAGCCTTTTGCGTTTCGATTTGTTTTAAGTTAAGTAAAGGCGTGTTAAGGCTTTGAGCGATTTCTTTATTAGAATAAGCTTGTGCATCCGCTTCTATCTTTACAGCCGTTGCCTTACCCTTAGCACTGATGATAGTCGCATTTGCTTCACCCTCTGCTAAAGCAGCCTTTTTAAGGGCTTCTTGGTTAGCTCTTTCGACTTCGTATTTTGTTCTTTCGGCTTCTTGCTTGGCGATTTGCACGCGTTCAATTTGCTCCTTAACTTTGGCTGGGAGTATGATTTCTCTAAGTTGCACAGCTCTAAGCTCGACAGGTTCATTTGGCTGGGCTATGATGGTTTTTCTTATGCCCTCTTCGATTTGCGTGGCTATGGCGTTACGATTGGTTGGTAATTCTTCAGCCGTGTAGCGTCCTACGACACTACGCACGACATCACGCACAACAGGGTCGATGATTTTATTTTCCCAGTTTAAGCTCCAAACAGCTATGGTTTGAGGCACTTGAATAGGATTTAATTGATATTGCACCGTTACATCAATAGACACGGGCAAACCACGCGAGTCAAGCACAGAAATGCTATTTTTATTAATCACGCCCGTGCCAATACCCAAATTTTCGTTCGTTCCTTCCAAAGAAGCGTAATTAATCTGCCTTACCCTAGTATCCACAACAATCACCCTATCAATGAAAGGTAGGAAAAAGTGAAGTCCGGGCTCAAGGGGATTGGGATCATATTGACCAGTGCGGGCTTTAATGCCCATTTCGCCGGAATTTATGATGACAAAAGGTTTTGCGACAATTAAAATCAAAGCAATAATAATAAGCGTGTAAATCACAGGTGCAAATTTACCAAAGCCTTTAAAATTAAATTCTGGAGCTTTGAAATTAAAATTTTGGCGATGATTGTTTCCGCCGTTTGAATTTCCATTTTTCTTATTAAAATAATCATTTAAATCTGCTGGCATTGTTTTCCTTTTAAATATAAGTTAGCATTGAAGCGTATTTTTCATTACGCCCATAAACTATGTCAAAATAGGCATCTTGAATTTTTCGAGTTAGTTTTCCTCGTAAGCCATCGCCTATTATCCTTGCGTCAATGTTATTAATAGGTGTGATTTCTGCGGCTGTGCCTGTGAAAAACGCCTCATCTGCTGTATAAACCTCATCGCGTGAAATTCTTTGTCTAAGCACATCAATCCCTAAATCGTGGGCGATTTTAAGCACCATATCTTGCGTGATACTTTTGAGAGAAAAATCATTTGGCGGAGTGATTAAAACGCCATTTTTAACGATGAAAAAGCACTCTCCCGTTCCCTCTGCCACAAAACCTTCTTCATCAAGCATTAAGGCTTCTTCATATCCTGCTTCTATGGCTTCAAATTTAGCAATTTGAGAATTGAGATAATTCGCACTTGCTTTAGCCTTACCCATACAAGATTTGACGCTATTTCTAGCAAAAGAGGAAATTTTGACCTTAATACCCTTTTCAAGTCCCTCCTCGCCAAGATAAGCCCCCCATTCCCAAGCAGCTATACCCACACGCACAGGGGCTTTGATATGATAAAGCCCTATAACGCCATCACCTAAGAAGATTAAGGGGCGTATGTAAGTATTTTCTTTAAAGGCATTTGCCCTTAAAAGCTCTATTTGTGCATTTTCAAGCTCTTTTTGAGAGAATGGACAATTTAAAAGCGTAATTTTTGCACTTTCAAGCAGTCTTTTTGTGTGCTCTTCAAGTCTAAAAATCGCTAAACCTCTATCCGTTTTATAAGCTCTAGTCCCTTCAAACACGGCATTGCCATAATGTAAAGAGTGGGTTAGAAAATGCAAAGTTGCATCTTTAAAATTAACAAGTTTTCCATCAAGCCAAATTTTTTCTGCGTGTATCATCTTTACCTCTTTTCATTTAAAAGCGTGATTGTAGCAAAAATAGGCTAACAATTAGCTTTTAGATAAAAATGAAGTAAATTTTTTATAAATATTTCAAGGGCGTTTTCGTGAAAGTCAAAATACAAGCTAGGCTCTATTAATTCAACTTCATTAATCAAAACATTGCCATTTTTTTGCGGCAATAAATCCACTCTAGCATAAAGCAAATTTGAGCTTTTAAGAGCTTTGAGTGCCTTTAGAGCTAGGTCAATGTGAGCTTTGCTAGGGTTTTTAAGTGGAGCTATTTTGACGCCGTAATTTGAATTTGCTCTCCAGTCTTTTTGCGTTTGTCTGTGAATCGCATAATTAAATTTTCCACCAAAAAAGATAAAACAAAACTCTCCTAGCTCCTCCACACTTTCTATAAAAGGCTGAATTAATGCTCCGTGGGGAAATTCTTCTTTAGTGGGTATTTTTTGCTCTAAAAATCGCACTTTATACCCACTTTGCCCGACTAAAGGTTTAATCACGGCTTTTTGAAAAGGAATTAAGCTAAGATCAAATTCTTCATTTTGTTTAAAAATAATACTATCAATGATAGGTAAATTCGCTTCTTCTAAGATCTTAAGATAGCTTTTATCAGCGTTCATCTTTAAAATTTCGCTAGGATTTAAGATGGAAATTTTTGCCCTTTCAAGTTCGTTTAAAAAGTGTAAAAAATTCGCATATTCTAAGCTATAATCCCACACAGCAAGAGGCAAAATGAGGGTGTTTGGAGCTAAATGACGCACTCTTATTTCTTGCCAAGCTTTTAACTCGCATTGATAATGTAAATTTTCTAATTTTGCTTTTAGTTTTTTTAATGCTTCATTGCCCTCTTTATAAGCTTTGCAAGTGGCGATGATAAGCATTATTTTAGCTCTTTAACATAAGCTTCAAGGCGTCCTTGATTCATCATTGCTCTTTTTTCAAGCTTAGGCACGGCGTTTTTGATTTGCTCTAAATTCTCTGCTTTGCCAACTTGTATGAAACCTAGCATATTCATCATTCTATGTGGTGGGCACTCATAAAGATAAACACCCTCTTTTTCAAATGTAAAAGTCGCTTTTTCATCAAGTTTGCTTTCAAATTTGCTAGCACCCTTAGGCACTATCACGCTTTTAGCCCAGTGGCTTTTGTGAGTTGGGACGAAAGTTACGCTATCACCCACTTCTATGTGTAGGACGGCTGGCTCAAAAATCATCGTTTGATTTTTGCTATCAAGATCAAGCATTTTTACTTCATAGTTTTTTGCCTCTAAACTCATCATTAAAAGCCCTAAAATCGCTGTTTTAATTAAAATTTTCATTTTCTTTTCCTTTCAATTCTTTGGCGGCAGATTTAGCCAAAACACAAGGCAAACCCCGCTCACAATAAAAAATGTCCGCATCAATGCGATACACCTCCTTTAAC from Campylobacter upsaliensis includes:
- a CDS encoding prohibitin family protein, giving the protein MPADLNDYFNKKNGNSNGGNNHRQNFNFKAPEFNFKGFGKFAPVIYTLIIIALILIVAKPFVIINSGEMGIKARTGQYDPNPLEPGLHFFLPFIDRVIVVDTRVRQINYASLEGTNENLGIGTGVINKNSISVLDSRGLPVSIDVTVQYQLNPIQVPQTIAVWSLNWENKIIDPVVRDVVRSVVGRYTAEELPTNRNAIATQIEEGIRKTIIAQPNEPVELRAVQLREIILPAKVKEQIERVQIAKQEAERTKYEVERANQEALKKAALAEGEANATIISAKGKATAVKIEADAQAYSNKEIAQSLNTPLLNLKQIETQKAFNEALKVNQDAKIFLTPGGAVPNIWVDTKDAKKQTAVSPN
- the ilvE gene encoding branched-chain-amino-acid transaminase, giving the protein MIHAEKIWLDGKLVNFKDATLHFLTHSLHYGNAVFEGTRAYKTDRGLAIFRLEEHTKRLLESAKITLLNCPFSQKELENAQIELLRANAFKENTYIRPLIFLGDGVIGLYHIKAPVRVGIAAWEWGAYLGEEGLEKGIKVKISSFARNSVKSCMGKAKASANYLNSQIAKFEAIEAGYEEALMLDEEGFVAEGTGECFFIVKNGVLITPPNDFSLKSITQDMVLKIAHDLGIDVLRQRISRDEVYTADEAFFTGTAAEITPINNIDARIIGDGLRGKLTRKIQDAYFDIVYGRNEKYASMLTYI
- a CDS encoding pseudoazurin gives rise to the protein MKILIKTAILGLLMMSLEAKNYEVKMLDLDSKNQTMIFEPAVLHIEVGDSVTFVPTHKSHWAKSVIVPKGASKFESKLDEKATFTFEKEGVYLYECPPHRMMNMLGFIQVGKAENLEQIKNAVPKLEKRAMMNQGRLEAYVKELK